From Vulpes vulpes isolate BD-2025 chromosome 7, VulVul3, whole genome shotgun sequence, one genomic window encodes:
- the LOC112911019 gene encoding olfactory receptor 2M4-like, which translates to MEIRNETLSTDFILLGLFSGMKHTRLLVSVVLLIYTIAITGNTTLIFLIWVDPHLHTSMYFLLSQLSLIDLAFISSIVPKMIVNFFSGKKNISLVGCGTQIFFTLTLGIAECLLLTLMAYDRYVAICKPLKYSIIISPRVSQRMAIGSWVGGTLASLAHTAYAMHFPLCGPRELHNFFCEVKAILKLSCEDISAYEKGVVVTSIVVVLLPVSFILTSYILIFLQVLRINSHEGRRKALATCSSHLTVVIFYYGPAMLIYMRPGSSHTPILNQALFMFDTILTPMLNPIIYSLRNREVVDSMKKVMGKFSIQNRFARFNE; encoded by the coding sequence ATGGAGATACGAAATGAGACATTGAGCACAGACTTCATTCTCCTGGGCCTTTTCTCTGGAATGAAACATACCAGACTTCTTGTCTCTGTTGTCCTCCTCATCTACACCATTGCTATCACAGGAAACACCACTTTGATCTTCCTTATCTGGGTGGATCCCCATCTCCACACCTCCATGTATTTCTTGCTTAGCCAACTCTCTCTCATTGACCTGGCTTTCATCTCTAGCATAGTCCCAAAAATGATAGTTAATTTTTTCTCAGGAAAGAAGAATATTTCCCTGGTTGGCTGTGGGACCCAGATCTTCTTCACTTTGACTCTGGGGATTGCTGAGTGCCTACTCTTGACCCTCATGGcttatgaccgctatgtggccatctgcaagcctcTCAAGTACTCAATTATTATCAGCCCTCGGGTCTCCCAGAGAATGGCCATTGGGTCCTGGGTGGGAGGGACTCTGGCATCCTTGGCCCACACAGCCTATGCCATGCATTTTCCCCTCTGTGGCCCCCGGGAACTCCACAACTTCTTCTGTGAGGTCAAAGCCATTTTGAAGCTGTCTTGTGAGGACATCTCAGCCTATGAGAAAGGAGTAGTAGTGACTAGTATTGTCGTGGTTCTTCTCCCAGTAAGCTTCATCTTGACCTCCTATATCCTCATCTTCCTTCAGGTCCTGCGAATAAACTCCcatgagggaaggagaaaggctCTGGCTACCTGTTCTTCCCATCTGACTGTGGTCATCTTTTACTATGGTCCAGCCATGCTAATATATATGAGGCCTGGATCTTCCCACACCCCCATTCTGAACCAGGCTCTCTTTATGTTTGACACCATCCTTACTCCCATGCTGAACCCTATCATCTACAGTCTAAGGAACAGGGAGGTTGTGGACTCAATGAAGAAGGTAATGGGGAAGTTTTCCATTCAAAATAGGTTTGCACGTTTCAATGAATAG
- the LOC112911021 gene encoding olfactory receptor 2V1-like, translating into MGKRNESSSTDFILLGLFPGIKHINLLVSAILLIYTVALTTNSILILLIWVDSHLHTPMYFLLSQLALMDLTLISSTVPKMASDFFSVKRNISQVACGTQIFFFLTVGIAECIIITLMAFDRYVAICNPLRYTLIMSQKVCLQMATVSWAGGALISLMHTAYAMHFPICGSREISHFLCEVMAILKLACEDISAYEKAVVMTSIVVLLIPLSFILSSYALIFLSVLRMNSLEGRNKALATCSSHLTVVSLYFGPAMLVYMRPSSYHSPKLDQVLFMLGAILTPMMNPLIYSLRNKEVVGVLRNMLGRCLTSH; encoded by the coding sequence ATGGGTAAAAGAAATGAGTCTTCAAGTACAGATTTTATCCTCTTGGGCCTCTTTCCTGGTATAAAACACATCAACCTCCTTGTCTCTGCCATCCTTCTGATCTACACTGTGGCTCTCACCACAAATTCCATCCTTATACTTCTGATCTGGGTGGATTCTCACCTCCATACACCCATGTACTTTCTGCTTAGCCAACTGGCTCTCATGGACCTGACATTAATCTCTAGCACTGTACCTAAGATGGCAAGTGACTTCTTCTCAGTGAAGAGGAATATATCACAGGTGGCCTGTGGTActcagatatttttcttcctgactGTAGGAATTGCTGAGTGTATTATCATAACCCTTATGGCCTTTGACCGttatgtggccatctgcaaccCTCTGAGATATACCCTGATCATGAGCCAGAAAGTATGTCTGCAAATGGCTACTGTCTCCTGGGCTGGAGGTGCCCTTATATCACTCATGCATACTGCATATGCTATGCATTTCCCCATCTGTGGTTCCAGAGAGATTTCCCATTTCCTCTGCGAGGTCATGGCTATCCTAAAATTGGCCTGTGAGGACATCTCTGCCTATGAGAAGGCTGTAGTAATGACAAGCATTGTGGTGCTCCTCATCCCTTTGTCCTTTATCCTGTCTTCTTATGCTCTCATCTTCCTTTCTGTCCTCCGCATGAACTCCCTGGAGGGCAGGAATAAAGCCCTGGCCACATGTTCTTCCCACCTGACTGTGGTGAGCCTCTACTTTGGTCCAGCAATGCTGGTTTACATGAGGCCCAGTTCTTACCACAGTCCCAAGCTGGACCAGGTTCTCTTTATGCTTGGTGCCATCCTCACCCCCATGATGAACCCCCTTATATATAGTCTGAGGAACAAGGAGGTAGTGGGTGTTCTGAGAAACATGTTGGGACGCTGCCTAACCTCACATTAG